The nucleotide sequence ATTTTATTGAGAATAATTTTTATTTATTAACGACATTACAAGCTTTTCAGAGATTTGTTAGAATTTCATAATTGGCATACTTATAACTATTTTTAAAAAAAGAGGCGAGACAAGTGCTTCAAATCCTACATTTTTCGTGCCGCCCAAAAAACCAAGTCAAATCAAGTCTTTGTTCCGAGTCACAATTTTGAGTAAAGATTTATTGAGAAAAAAAAGTTTTTTTTGACAAAATCAATAAAACATGATATAGAAATTTTCTTCAGATCAGTTTTAGGGAAGAGTTGAGGCTCTAACTTAAGGACGAAATAGGGCTAAAATTTTAGGAAGAGTTATAAGGTCTATTGTTGAGAATAAGTCACTTTAACTTTTACTGAAGTGAAATGTTACATGAAAACAATCATTAAGATTGTCTATTTAGGATTTTTCTCTTTATTACTAGCAAGCCAACTATTTTGTTTAAAAGGGGTGGCACAAGACACGGATCAGGTGTCATTGCTAGAAGTAACGGCTGTTATTCCCAAATACTTTCCGCCTTTATACCTTGTAGATCGAACTGGGAAACCCTCCGGTTTTGCCATTGACGTAATGAAGGAAGTAGCCAAGCTTGCCCAGTTAAAAGTGAGATATGAAATCAAAAACACTTGGTCCGAGGTACAAGAGACATTAATCAATGGGAATGCCGATTTAATTCCCAATCTAGGGATAACACCTGCCAGACAAACCCAAATGAGCTTTACGGCTCCAGTTGAGACGGATTCAGTCTCAGTTTTTGTGCGGGCTTCTAACCATCAGATCAAGACCGTCGCCCATTTAGCCGGTCATCGAGTGGGGGTGGTCAAGGGAACTGTCGGTTATGAAATCGCCAAAAACCGTCAAAATATCCAATTAGAAGTGTTTGATGGCATTGAATATGGAGTATTTGAACTATTAGCCGGTCATGTAGATGCCCTCATTTATAGTGAATCAGTATTAAAAGAAATTGTCGCCCAAGCAGATGTCAGTAACCGAATTAAAATACTTGGGGAACCTTTAGCAGAAATTAAACGAGCCATTGCACTGAGAAAAGATAATCTCCTTTTACTGACTCGTTTAGATAAAGCCGTAAACAGCTTTGTGGGTAGTCCAAAGTATGAGCAAATTTATAGGAAATGGTACGGCGAACCGGAGAACTTTTGGACAGTTGGTCGTCTATTTTGGTTGATGAGCGGCTTGCTGATCACGACAATTTTATTAATGAGTCTATGGAGATACATTTCCCTGCGTCCTTTTTATCGTCTCCAGCAAATAGAAGCCGCTTTAAGAGCCAGTGAGTCAAGATATCGGGGAATAGTAGAAGATCAAAGCGAATTCATCTGTCGATATCGTCCGGGCGGAACCTTGACCTTTGTCAATCAAGCTTACTGTCGATATTTTCAGAAAACCCCGGCAGCAGTTCTAGACAACACCTTTTGGGACCTTATTTATTCTGAAGATCAGCCGCAAGTGGCGCAAAACATAGCCAGCTTAACGCCCGAAAATCCCATGATCACTCATGAGCATCGCGTGAGGCTCTCATCTGGTGAAATTCGCTGGAATCAGTGGACAAACCGAGTAATTATGGACGAAAAGCGAAATATAATCGAGTTTCAAGCAGTAGGCAGAGATATTACTCAACTTAAACAAGTAGAAGCCGCCTTAAGACAATTAAATGAAGAATTAGAACAACGGGTAGAACAACGCACCGCCGAATTAGCCGCCGAAATTAGAGAACGTCAAGAAATCGAAACAGCCTTAATCAAAAGTCAGGCAAAATATGAGCAATTAGTAGAAAAGCTCTCAAAGAGCGAGGAACGATTACAACTGGCCTTAGAGGGAAGCGGAGACACTATTTGGGAGTGGAATCTAGGTACTGGAGAGTTGTACTGTGATCCCAATTGGATCAGGCGGCTTGGCTATGATCCTAGAGAGGAAGCCATCAATATAGAGTGGTGGCGTAGTAAAATTGATCCCGAAACGCTCTCTGACCACGAAGCCGCCCTTGAGAATTATTTAAACGGGAAAACAGAATATTTAGCCTTAGAGTACAAAATACAGACCTTAGAGGGGGAATGGTTATGGATAGGGGGGCGAGGAAAGTGTATCGCTTATGATCAGCAGCGAAAGCCTTTAAAAATACTGGGCACTCATCGAGATATTACCGAGACTAAGCAAACACAAGAGAATCTTAGACAACAACAGGAATTGCTAAAAACGATCGTTGAGCAGATTCCTGTCATGTTGGCTTATTTTGATCAACACTATAACCTTCTCTGGGTGAACCGAGAATGGGAAAAAATCTGGGGGTGGTCTTTAGAAAATAGACAAAAAGGGGATTTATTAGCAGAATTTGAGCCAGAGTCTGAGTATCGCCAATCTGTACTCAACTATATAAAGTCTGCTCAAGGAAAATGGAGAGATTTTAAAATTCTTGTGCGAGATGGCAGAATTATCGATACTTCATGGGCAAATGTTAAACTTTCAGATGGAACCAGTATCGCCATTGGCCAAGATATTACAGAACGTAAACGGATAGAGGAAATATTGCGGGAGTCTGAAGAAAAATATCGTCTGTTCTTTGATGCTAACCCTAACCCCCTTTGGGTTTACGATTTAGAAACGTTCGCTTTTTTGGAAGTCAATCAAGCGACAATTGAACATTATGGTTATACTCGGGAAGAATTTCTGGCCATGACGATTCGAGATATTCGTCCCCCTGAAGACGTTCCCCTTTTAGAACAGTATATCCTTCAGATTAATCCACATTTCAACCGTTCAGGACAGTGGCGACATCGTAAAGCCAACGGAGAGATCATTGATGTAGAAATAACTTCTCATGGACTAGAGTATGCCGGACGAAAAGCGCGGCTAGTATTAGCTCATGATATTACAGAACGTCTCAAAGCCGAAAAAGCCTTACAAGAAAGTAAAGAACGTTTTCATAGAGCCATTGTCGATGCTCCCTTACCGATTTTAATTCATGCTGAGGACGGAGAAATCGTTCAAGTTAATCATGCCTGGACCGAGTTAAGCGGCTATCATCTCGATGAACTCTCTACCATTGCAGACTGGACAGAAAAAGCGTACGGAGAAAGAAAAGACATTGTTCGCTCAGTCATCGATCAACTTTATGAAATTGACGGCAAAGTAGAAGAAGGAGAATTTGCCATTACCATTAAAAGCGGAGAAACGCGCATTTGGGATTTTAGTTCTGCTCCCCTAGGAAAACTAGCCGATGGCAGACGGTTAATTATATCTATGGCTATTGATATTACCGAACGTAAACAAGCAGAAGAACAGTTACGTCATTCGGTTTTACATGATGGGTTAACCGGTTTACCGAATCGAACTTTGCTATTAGATCGCGTTGAACAAGCTATTAAACGAAAACAACAACAGCCCAATTATTTATTTGCGATTTTATTTATTGACTTGGATCGTTTTAAAGTCGTTAATGATAGTTTAGGGCATTTAGTTGGGGATCAGTTATTAAAAACCATCGCCGATAAATTACAACGTTGCGTGCGTCCAACCGATACAGTAGCACGTTTTGGCGGGGATGAATTTGTGATTCTTTTAGAAGATTTGACGATTTGGACAGATGCCACCAAAATGGCTCAACGAATTACTGAAGAATTTGA is from Gloeothece verrucosa PCC 7822 and encodes:
- a CDS encoding EAL domain-containing protein translates to MKTIIKIVYLGFFSLLLASQLFCLKGVAQDTDQVSLLEVTAVIPKYFPPLYLVDRTGKPSGFAIDVMKEVAKLAQLKVRYEIKNTWSEVQETLINGNADLIPNLGITPARQTQMSFTAPVETDSVSVFVRASNHQIKTVAHLAGHRVGVVKGTVGYEIAKNRQNIQLEVFDGIEYGVFELLAGHVDALIYSESVLKEIVAQADVSNRIKILGEPLAEIKRAIALRKDNLLLLTRLDKAVNSFVGSPKYEQIYRKWYGEPENFWTVGRLFWLMSGLLITTILLMSLWRYISLRPFYRLQQIEAALRASESRYRGIVEDQSEFICRYRPGGTLTFVNQAYCRYFQKTPAAVLDNTFWDLIYSEDQPQVAQNIASLTPENPMITHEHRVRLSSGEIRWNQWTNRVIMDEKRNIIEFQAVGRDITQLKQVEAALRQLNEELEQRVEQRTAELAAEIRERQEIETALIKSQAKYEQLVEKLSKSEERLQLALEGSGDTIWEWNLGTGELYCDPNWIRRLGYDPREEAINIEWWRSKIDPETLSDHEAALENYLNGKTEYLALEYKIQTLEGEWLWIGGRGKCIAYDQQRKPLKILGTHRDITETKQTQENLRQQQELLKTIVEQIPVMLAYFDQHYNLLWVNREWEKIWGWSLENRQKGDLLAEFEPESEYRQSVLNYIKSAQGKWRDFKILVRDGRIIDTSWANVKLSDGTSIAIGQDITERKRIEEILRESEEKYRLFFDANPNPLWVYDLETFAFLEVNQATIEHYGYTREEFLAMTIRDIRPPEDVPLLEQYILQINPHFNRSGQWRHRKANGEIIDVEITSHGLEYAGRKARLVLAHDITERLKAEKALQESKERFHRAIVDAPLPILIHAEDGEIVQVNHAWTELSGYHLDELSTIADWTEKAYGERKDIVRSVIDQLYEIDGKVEEGEFAITIKSGETRIWDFSSAPLGKLADGRRLIISMAIDITERKQAEEQLRHSVLHDGLTGLPNRTLLLDRVEQAIKRKQQQPNYLFAILFIDLDRFKVVNDSLGHLVGDQLLKTIADKLQRCVRPTDTVARFGGDEFVILLEDLTIWTDATKMAQRITEEFESSFTLQEQEYFTSASIGITFCSSPEQTPSELVRNADIAMYRSKEAGRARYTMFDPIMHTQATQLLELETNLRLALEREEFIVYYQPIVSLMNRNLLGFEALVRWIHPEKGVISPANFIPVAEETGLIIPLGEWVLRESCRQMKAWQEQFIGAENLRVSVNLSGKQLQQPNLINRIDNILTETGLEGKNLKLEITESMLMNNKEQVSELLLQMKAKKIQVSIDDFGTGYSSLSYLHYLPVDTLKIDRSFVSRMSQVGENFEIVEAIITLAHHLQMDVVAEGVETEQHLRQLQQLGCEFGQGYFFSKPLESEKIVSWLERL